A window of Desulfobulbus oralis genomic DNA:
GGTAGGCCTCACCAATGTTTGGACTACCAGACTCCAGCCGAGCTCTTTCACCTCGCCCTCACCGGTGCACCTGAGGGCTTGAATGCATTGTGGCACTTGCCAGGCTGCCAGGTGCCCCGCCTCCAGGACAGGCTCCTGTCGACCACACCTGACTTCTTAAACAGGAGCGCCATGCCAATGGCCCCCGGCCCGGCAGCCATGGAGCAGCTTGCTTGCCGCCCGCATCAGCGCTGCCATAGCGGCTGTGCCGGTGCTGTACCTCATGCTGAAGCGGCTGAGGTACAGCAGGAGACCCGGGCCGCGATTACACAGGAGGACCATGATGCCCGGCAAAAGCGAAGACAAGCCGTACCGCCGCCTGCTGCTCGTGATGGCGGTCTTGCCCCTGCTCCTGCCTGTTGCCGCCTGCCGGCAGGAGGCAAACAGCGGCTTTCAGGGTTACGTGGAGGGCGAATACCTGTATCTGGCCCCGGCCCGGGCTGGACGACTGGATGCGCTGCTGGTGCACAGGGGCGAGCGGGTGAGCGCGGGCGCCCGGCTTTTTCAGCTCGAGGTGGAAGACGAGGTGCGGACACTGGAAGCGAAGGAGGCTGCGCTGGCCCAGGCCAAAGCCGTGCTGGCCGATATGCAAACCGGCCAGAGAGCCGCGGAGCTGGCAGTGGCTCAGGCCCGCCTGGCCCAGGCCCAAACCGAGGCCGGGCGGACAGCGGCGCTCCTGCAGCGCCTGCACAGGCTTGCCAAAAACGGCGGCGTGTCCCAGCGCGACCTGGACGACAGCAGAGCCGCAGCCCACGGTGCCGCTGAACGGGTGCAGGAATTGGAACAGCAGCTTGCGGTCGCCACGCTGCCGGAGCGGCCGCACAGGATCGCGGCGCAGGAAGCGGCGGTCGCGGCGGCAGAGGC
This region includes:
- a CDS encoding HlyD family secretion protein, which encodes MMPGKSEDKPYRRLLLVMAVLPLLLPVAACRQEANSGFQGYVEGEYLYLAPARAGRLDALLVHRGERVSAGARLFQLEVEDEVRTLEAKEAALAQAKAVLADMQTGQRAAELAVAQARLAQAQTEAGRTAALLQRLHRLAKNGGVSQRDLDDSRAAAHGAAERVQELEQQLAVATLPERPHRIAAQEAAVAAAEAEVAQARWELARKGGQAPAAGLVVDTLFRKGEWVSAGSPVVQLLPPEAVKFRFFVPETRLGSLRLGTALHCLVDGRPEPVAAQIVWIAPEAEYTPPVIYSNETRSKLVFMVEARPAEPALAGRLHPGQPVQVLLQ